A stretch of DNA from Acidobacteriota bacterium:
CGACTCATCGGATGATGCAGCAGCCGGAGCGCCATCACTGCTGAAAGCGGGCAGTCGCGTGCGTCATGCCAAGTACGGCTATGGAACGGTGTTGCGCCGCGAGGGGGCAGGCGATCAAACCAAACTGACTGTCAGTTTCCCCGGCGTTGGGCTGAAAAAATTAATGGAGAAATTCGCCGACCTGGAGCGATTATGATTTCTCTAATGTTGTGTCCCGAAACTACGTGAAGTATTTTTCAGGTGTCATTCTGAGCGAAGCGAAGAACCTGCTTTTCCGCAACTCGCGCAAACGCGGTAAAGGAAAGCAGGTCCTTCGCTTCGCTCAGGATGACACGTGGTGGAAATTTTACTAGGCCCTGAAGGGATACCGCACTAACAGGAATAAATAGATGACCGATCAAACGCCAGTCCAGCAGACAGACCCGGCACCCGCCCAGCCGCCTGCTCTACAGCTGCCTGTTCTGAAACCTAAAGAGCCGAAGGAATTCCCTGTCGCCTTGGCCGCAGGCGCGGCATTTCTGGCGGTCATGCTAGGCGTCGTTGCCTTCATGGCCACGCGGCCCGGCCCGCCTCCTCCGCCGCCGCCCACGCAGGCGGCCTACGACTATCTCGGCAAGATGGCGATCACCGACATTCAACTGAGCGCGGCAGAAAACATGCTGGGGCACGAGATGGTCTATGTTGATGCCAAGGTTCAGAACAATGGCGACAAGACTGTTACGACGTTGCGACTGCGCTTATATTTTTACGATTACGCGAGCAAGCTCTTGCTGCGCGAAGAACAAGATGTAATACAGACCACTTCCCCGCCCCTGCTTCCCGGC
This window harbors:
- a CDS encoding DUF2393 domain-containing protein — translated: MTDQTPVQQTDPAPAQPPALQLPVLKPKEPKEFPVALAAGAAFLAVMLGVVAFMATRPGPPPPPPPTQAAYDYLGKMAITDIQLSAAENMLGHEMVYVDAKVQNNGDKTVTTLRLRLYFYDYASKLLLREEQDVIQTTSPPLLPGETRDFQLRFDTLPPTWNKQPPQFQLVSLQLQ